From the Anaerolineae bacterium genome, the window TTGCGATGAAGACCGAAGTACCTATATTCTGCCTGGCCTGGGGCGTACCCTTTATACAAGAATTAAAGAATGAGTTTGTCCAACACAAATCTAAATGGGAATTGCTTTTGGTTGCATGTGTTGTACACGATCTTGGCAAATGGGCCGGCAGAAAGGTTAACCACTCTGGTTCCCGCAGTTTCAAAGGACACGAGGCCATCTCTGAACAACTTCTCCGTCACGATCCCTTGGTCCTCCGATCACTGCTGGCTGCCCAGTTGTCGCCTGATCAGATCGACTACATTGCTAGCATAACTGGTTTACACTACGAGTTAGGCAAGCTCAGACAGATTGGTTATCAACAGGGCAATTTTGACCTAGCTTTTGTGAAATCAGACCAGTTTCGATTAGAATGTACAGTCTTGGCTCGACGCCATCAAGATTATACCCGCGAAATCGGTTTGATTTTTCTGGCCGATTCTCTGGCCAAGGTCGAATTTCGACCCGGACTCGAAACTTTCGCGGAAATTGAGGCTAGATTTCTGGAGCAAGGGCTTCCTCCAAAATTGATGAGAGCGGTGCATCAAGTACCAGTTAACATAGCCATGTGCCGACAATATGTTTTTTCCCTAAAATATAGTTAAATGGCTGCTACTGTTGGTACTTAAAAATTGATCTCTAAAGGGATAGGAGTTAACACGAGCCTGACGGCTCACCACCAAGAATGAAAATGGGGTGCAGCGTTCTGGACAATAACAACACAAGTGATGATATACTGAACTTGCGGGCTGGTTCAATGCAAACAGGCATCTGATCAGCCACGATAGTCATTAGGAGGTAACAGATGCAAGTCGTATACACACATTGTGCAGGTCTGGACGTTCACAAGAAGACGGTGGTGGCCTGTCGAAGTAGACCGAGGAACGGAGGCGGCGTGGAACAAGAGGTCAAGACTTTTGGCACGACCACGCCAGATTTACTGGAATTGGTGGAGTGGCTGAGGGATTGGGGATGTACGCATGTGGCGATGGAGAGTACGGGCGACTACTGGAAGCCGATATACAATTTGCCGGAAGGGGAGTTTGAAGTGTTGTTGACCAATGCCCAACATGTGAAGTATGTGCCAGGACGCAAGACGGATCTGGGCGATGCAGAATGGCTAACGGAGTTACTCAGACACGGCTTGCTCAAGGGTAGTTTCATTCCGCCCAAAGCTCAGCGAGATTTGCGTGATCTGACCCGCTATCAAACCAAATTGGTTCAAGAACGAGTGCGCCAGGTGAATCGAGTACAGAAACTGCTGGAAGGGGCAAACATTAAGCTGGCTTCAGTGGTCAGTGACATTTTTGGGGTATCGGGGCGGGCGATGTTGGAAGAATTGATTGCCGGTCAGACCGACCCAGCGGTCATGGCTGAGTTGGCCAAGGGGCGGCTGCGGAAGAAAATTGGCGTGTTAGAAAAAGCGTTAACCGGACAAGTTGAAGCGCATCATCGTTTTATGCTGGCCCAATTGTTGAGCCACATTGATTATTTGGATGAGAAACTGGTTCTGCTGGAAAAACGGATTGACCAACACCTGGAAACGATGGGGGAGCAAGCGTTGCCGGCGATGGAACAGGCCCAGGAGCTGACGGAATTGCTGATCGAACGAGCGCTGACCTGGCCCCTCGACCAGTCATTGCCGGCCATCTTGGCGGTTGCTTTGCTGACCACTATTCCCGGGGTCGATTGGAAGATAGCCGTCATCATTGTGGCTGAGTTGGGGCCGGATATGAGCCATTTTCCAACGGCTAAACATGCTGCCGCTTGGAGTGGGTTGGCCCCTGGCAATCAGCAGAGTGCCGGCAAACGTTACTCTGGCAAAACCAAGCCCGGTAATCAAGCTTTGAAGTCCACCTTGAGCCAAGCCGCTTGGGCTGCTTCTCGCACCAAAGACACCTACCTGTCGGCTCAGTACCGACAACTGGTGGGGCGACGGGGCAAGAAACGAGCCATTATTGCCGTCGCTCATTCGATAATCATCAGTGCTTATCATATGTTGTCTCATCACGAAGTTTATCGTGATCTTGGTGATAACTACTTTGATGAGCGCAAAAAAGTGGCGGTGGTTAATCGCTTGAGTCGTCGCCTAAGCAAATTAGGCTACGCTGTTCGGCTCGAACCATTGGTTGAAGAAACGTCAGGTTAATATTCAGCGTAAGTAGGCTGGTCAAAGATCGTTTTTTTCGCTGGTGTTGTGTACCCGCATAGGAGTTTGATCTGGATACTCGGAGGTACCACCAATTGTCGCCAACCGGAAACGGGGGAGCACGCAGAGGAGATTCTTGTCCAAGCGAGTATCCGTCCAGTCGTTAACCCAGGCTAATCTCCAGTGGTGGCCAAGGGATTAGTCGTCAAAACCAAAAAGAAATGGTAATTGCGGGATGTCTAATCTTAGTTATGTCAAATAGTAGGTATCACCGCTTGATCTTATATTGTCTTTTGACGGTTCAAACACCCAAAACAGGGTAAAAAACCGTCCAATATTTTCAGAGGAGGAATATTTAAGGAGGAGGAATATAAACGGGTTGATAATCGGGAATGTTTGGAGGAGGAACATAAATGGGCTGATAGTCGGGAATAGGGTGAATTGTAGGAATGGAGGGAATATTAGGAATTTCTGGTATATGAATTGGTGTAGGGATAGGTCTGAATAGAGAGTCTGGAAGGGGAGTAGGGATGAAGATGGGATCAAAGTCGGTAATATCTGGGACAGGAATAAGAGAGGGAAGAATTGGGGTGGGAATGGGGGTGGAGATTGCATTTAATGTTTCCTGAATTTTCTTAATCGTATCTAATTGTTCCCCTAAGCGAGTTGTAGGCGTAGAGACAAGGGCAGGGCTAAGTTCTGGTGGGGACATGGATCTGACTAAAGCCGGATATGCCTCTTTTTCACCCCATAAGGTCGTATGGAGTTGGTTATTGCTTTCTACTGTTTGTCGCACGGGGTCTTGCCAATGTTTGTTTAAACTCAGGACGTGTTCCAAATCGGTCAAAGCCCCATTATTGTCTCTCAGCGCAGTCAGGATTAAAGCTCGCTCGAAGTAGGTAGCCGGGTTCCGATTATTCAACTCAATAGCTGCGTTATAAGCATTCTTTGCTTCTTCAAGAGTAGAGGCAGTTCGCCCATTTAGCCAATGGCCAACTTCACTTGCCAGGGCTATGCTTTCTGCATCCTCTGACAGATTAAGTGCAGTTTGCATTGCTTGCAGTATCTGATTATTAGGCTCTGTATCTGCCAAATAGGTATACGTTCCCTTGACGACCTCTCTTACTTGCGGCTGTAAGTCCGGTGTAGCATTGTCAAATAGCTGGATTTTTTCATCAAGCGTTAGCGTGTTGAACAGAGTATGCGCCACTTCATCGTACCCTGGCATTTCGAATAAATTGGCCAGGTTGTTGAGTCGTAATGTTGGATCGACTGAGCTATTGAA encodes:
- a CDS encoding HD domain-containing protein; protein product: MSALILEQLPSLASHLIDGNWHDIDDPLEHDPDWHQWGVLEHTRRVLIAMKTEVPIFCLAWGVPFIQELKNEFVQHKSKWELLLVACVVHDLGKWAGRKVNHSGSRSFKGHEAISEQLLRHDPLVLRSLLAAQLSPDQIDYIASITGLHYELGKLRQIGYQQGNFDLAFVKSDQFRLECTVLARRHQDYTREIGLIFLADSLAKVEFRPGLETFAEIEARFLEQGLPPKLMRAVHQVPVNIAMCRQYVFSLKYS
- a CDS encoding IS110 family transposase; the encoded protein is MQVVYTHCAGLDVHKKTVVACRSRPRNGGGVEQEVKTFGTTTPDLLELVEWLRDWGCTHVAMESTGDYWKPIYNLPEGEFEVLLTNAQHVKYVPGRKTDLGDAEWLTELLRHGLLKGSFIPPKAQRDLRDLTRYQTKLVQERVRQVNRVQKLLEGANIKLASVVSDIFGVSGRAMLEELIAGQTDPAVMAELAKGRLRKKIGVLEKALTGQVEAHHRFMLAQLLSHIDYLDEKLVLLEKRIDQHLETMGEQALPAMEQAQELTELLIERALTWPLDQSLPAILAVALLTTIPGVDWKIAVIIVAELGPDMSHFPTAKHAAAWSGLAPGNQQSAGKRYSGKTKPGNQALKSTLSQAAWAASRTKDTYLSAQYRQLVGRRGKKRAIIAVAHSIIISAYHMLSHHEVYRDLGDNYFDERKKVAVVNRLSRRLSKLGYAVRLEPLVEETSG